The genomic stretch AGACAGTCATTAAGGCTGTTGGCAAAAAAACTGCATGACGCAGAACGAAACGCAACAAACTGAAAACAACGCCGGCGGAGAATACTCCGAACGGCTGTGTGACGATACATTGACGGGCTGAACGGCAAATTCAGCCCGTTTTTTTGTGCCCGAAAGCGGGGCGGTACAGCATTGTTGAAAGCAATATAAGTTTTCTGTTTGCAAACAGACGGGAACGCTATATAATTATTTGTAAGAAAATCTTACAAAGGCGGTGCTGCTTATGACTGCACAGGTTTTGACAGTTTCCTCCAAAGGACAGATTGCGCTTCCTGTTTCCATGAGGCGTGTTCTGTCGATAGATACAGGGGACAAACTGGTTGCTTACGTTGCAGGTGACGTCATCATGCTTAAAACGCTGAAACTTCCGACGGAAGAAGAATTTAACCTTTCCCTGAAAAAAGCTCAGAAATGGGCGAAACAGGCAGGATATGTTGAAAGCGACGTCAATGAGCTTGTAAAGGACGTGCGCAGGAAAAAAAGAGCATGAAAATTGTCATAGACACAAACGTTCTTATCTCCGGCGTATTTTTCGGCGGTAATCCTGAAAAAGTTCTGCGTGCGGCAGTAAACAGGGGCAACTGAATAAAGATATACTTGCGCCGTTAATCGGAGCAATGGAGTTTGTAGTACCCGTTTCCAAAGTAGAGATATGCAGGGATCCTGACGACGACAAATTTCTGGCATGTGCGCTTGACGCGGGGGCTTACTACGTTGTAAGCGGCGACGCGGATCTTCTCGTAATAGAAAATTTTGAAAATATAGAGATCATCACGGCAAAAGATTTTTGCGAAAG from Candidatus Equadaptatus faecalis encodes the following:
- a CDS encoding AbrB/MazE/SpoVT family DNA-binding domain-containing protein, coding for MTAQVLTVSSKGQIALPVSMRRVLSIDTGDKLVAYVAGDVIMLKTLKLPTEEEFNLSLKKAQKWAKQAGYVESDVNELVKDVRRKKRA
- a CDS encoding putative toxin-antitoxin system toxin component, PIN family, encoding MEFVVPVSKVEICRDPDDDKFLACALDAGAYYVVSGDADLLVIENFENIEIITAKDFCERFLDK